AATCATGTTTTTGTGTCATATCTTGTGTCATAAAGGGCATATTAGAGTGATATATTTTCTATAGTGTGCCTAGAATTATATTTAATATCCTGCAGGCCCTCAAAGCACAGAAGGGCTCAGCTGTATTTTagtaatatttatatttaatatttatgatGAGCTGGGCTGACACTAAGATGCTAAAATGGCATCAAAATCAAACTGTGGCTGATTGTTTGTTTATTCTCCAGAACTTTCAAAATAATGGATGATGACAACAACCGCGCTCTGGACCTGAAGGAgtttctgaagggtctgaacgATTACGGCATCCCCATCGATAAACAAGAGGCCACGGCCGTTTTCCAGCATTTCGACCGCGATGGAAGCGGGGCCATCGACTTTGACGAGTTCCTCATCGCTCTGAGGGTGAGCGCTCGCCCGCTCGCTGCTCTGGTCACCCCGACGCTGGTGTTTGTGCGTCTGACTGTCTCATTGTTGTCCGTGTGCAGCCGCAGATGTCTAAAGCCAGGAAGGAGGTGGTGATGCAAGCCTTCCGGAAGCTGGATAAGACAGGTGACGGTGTGATCACCATCGAAGACTTGAGGGGAGTATACAACGCCAAGTACCACCCAAAGTACCAGAACGGCGAGTGGAGTGAGGATCAAGTCTTCAGGACCTTCTTGGACAGCTTCGACTGTCCGTACGACAAAGACGGAAAGGTAACCGGCGCCCAGCGTTCCGCCTGATTGTCTTATTGTCGTCTCTGAACACCAGTTGATGCTGTCGCTCCCTGAAGGTGACCCAAGAGGAATTTCTGAACTATTACGCTGGTGTGAGCGCGTCCATCGATACTGATGTCTACTTTATTGTGATGATGCGAAACGCCTGGAAGCTGTGAATAAGCGTCTTTCTGGTAAACAAGCTCGGCAAACTTAGAAGCCAAAAGAAGCCTGCATCTGGTGTGGTTTCCATGGAAAAATGAAGCCATAATTGGACTAGAACAACCGTCCAATATGCAGATTTCATTAGGACAGTAGTCTGGTGGTGGCTAATGTTTCTCTGGCTTCATACGTAGCGGGTTGATGGCCTCTTTCACATTCTACAAATAAACTTTTAGGGTTCTTCTGTCACACCTACTTTCCGATTTGCAGAAATCATCTGTTTTCTGATAATCCTTCCCTTTTTTCTCCGATTTTCACCTCACAATAATACTGCTAAATTGCTCATTCgttctcatttcctgtcttccCCAGGTGACCAAAGAGGAGTTTGTCAACTATTATTGCGGGGTCAGTGCCTCTATTGACAGCGATGTGTACTTTATTATCATGATGAAGCACGCCTGGAAGCTCTGAAGGACACAAACTGTTCACCAACTATTAATATAACATTTGTCCTGTTATTGTATACTTTGACATTCGCATCTGTTAATTGGGTTTAATTAAAACACGACATGGCACTTGTTTTGACTTTTTATGGTTATATGAAATACAGCATCCTCGgctcaaaataaaaaacagttttaaagaaTTACACATAGTTATGCTCAAATAGCAGAACCATTCTGTTCAGTACAGAGGTGGAACGCAATGTTAGGCTAAGCATTGAAAGCAGCATACATTCTTTGGAACTCGTTCAGCTGTTGCTGTGAGGTTCAAGTCTTGTGTCTCGTATATCATAATGCTGAACTGCGGTGTCTCGTCAAGCAGAAACAGACGGTTTGGGTTGCTGTAGTAACGTGCCACTGCGCCACACGCGAAGGCATTTGCAGTGGTTGAGTGCTGCTGTTCTGTGGAGGAACATGGACTGGGCATTTACTGCTGAGCCTGGCAGCCAGACTCTTGTTTCTGTTAAACGCTTGGAGGAGCagtttatatatatagatatatagatataggtGACATGTTTCTTGTACAATTTGGTGATTATTTAGACAGGTATGGTATTTTTTTGTGCAGCTTAAAGGCCTTCTGGGGACACCTGATTCCTCTGGAACTCTGTTTAGGGGTTCATCTGGGATGTCATTTGGGATCGTCATTAGTTCTGCGCTCAGTAGTCGTCTATGGGGGAGGTAAGGGTAGGGTTTTGTCATTTAATATCATTTATGGTCTTTTAtggtaaaaaatatatatttataaggAAAGATTAAGATACATTCTGGTTGACTGATATAAGTTGCATAACAGACTTTGTTATGTAAGTAAACTTTGCACTTCTGCCTACAGACTTTCACTGTTAGTCATAAATCTGTCCCCAGTGCAGCCATTTAAaggtcctgtcctccaggttAGAGCATTCAAAAAATGGTCTTTGACCCTCACTCTTTCTGCACAGACTTGTTAATCTGATAGAAACTGGACATTGTGACATAAGCCTCCTCCTGCTTGCCAGTGCCAAAAACactcctcttttcctcactgTCACACACTGGCTGAAGCATCCCAGGTAGCTCAACAGGCAGGCGAGCGGCGCTCTGGAGGCTGTCCTCTTCCTCAAAAGAGCTCCTGCTCAGCAGCCCAGAGAGTGCCAGGTCTTCTGTGCTGACACTGTTGGCGCTCCCAGAGCAGTCGGAGCTCTGTGAAGAGCAGGGAAAGCAG
The sequence above is drawn from the Takifugu rubripes chromosome 6, fTakRub1.2, whole genome shotgun sequence genome and encodes:
- the capslb gene encoding calcyphosine-like b isoform X3, with translation MAGTARHDREMATNAQRRLSECTDPVERLRLQCLLRGSSGIKGLSRTFKIMDDDNNRALDLKEFLKGLNDYGIPIDKQEATAVFQHFDRDGSGAIDFDEFLIALRPQMSKARKEVVMQAFRKLDKTGDGVITIEDLRGVYNAKYHPKYQNGEWSEDQVFRTFLDSFDCPYDKDGKVTQEEFLNYYAGVSASIDTDVYFIVMMRNAWKL
- the capslb gene encoding calcyphosine-like b isoform X2 translates to MRMMAGTARHDREMATNAQRRLSECTDPVERLRLQCLLRGSSGIKGLSRTFKIMDDDNNRALDLKEFLKGLNDYGIPIDKQEATAVFQHFDRDGSGAIDFDEFLIALRPQMSKARKEVVMQAFRKLDKTGDGVITIEDLRGVYNAKYHPKYQNGEWSEDQVFRTFLDSFDCPYDKDGKVTKEEFVNYYCGVSASIDSDVYFIIMMKHAWKL
- the capslb gene encoding calcyphosine-like b isoform X1 encodes the protein MRMMAGTARHDREMATNAQRRLSECTDPVERLRLQCLLRGSSGIKGLSRTFKIMDDDNNRALDLKEFLKGLNDYGIPIDKQEATAVFQHFDRDGSGAIDFDEFLIALRPQMSKARKEVVMQAFRKLDKTGDGVITIEDLRGVYNAKYHPKYQNGEWSEDQVFRTFLDSFDCPYDKDGKVTQEEFLNYYAGVSASIDTDVYFIVMMRNAWKL